One Numenius arquata chromosome 13, bNumArq3.hap1.1, whole genome shotgun sequence genomic region harbors:
- the TMEM231 gene encoding transmembrane protein 231 isoform X1 has translation MAMVELFSHPALHTRYRAGLCSAAALALALITVLTYVPPLLVAYRSHGFWLKQSSYREQPTVRFRYEVLFVATIGPGPGSFLAWSTFPAFNRLQEDRLRVPLLSAREEDKNQDGKMDQLHFKLELPLQPTEHVVGVQLILLFSYHLYRMSTLVMQSMAFLQFFSPVPGSQLYMNGDLKLNQRQLLNHCGLDTRYNVSVVNGTSPFASDYDLMNIIAAYWERNVTTVFSDPNPVWMTGRAADTPFIINATIRYPVEVILYQPGFWEMIKFAWIQYVSILLIFLWVFGRIKMFVFQNQVLTTIPVSPVLPVSPVLSYKLHQS, from the exons ATGGCGATGGTGGAGTTGTTCTCCCACCCCGCGCTCCACACCCGCTATCGGGCCGGGCTCTGCTCCGCCGCTGCCCTGGCCCTGGCGCTCATCACGGTGCTCACCTACGTGCCGCCGCTGCTGGTGGCCTACCGGAGCCACG GTTTCTGGCTGAAGCAGAGCTCGTACCGGGAGCAGCCCACTGTACGGTTCCGGTACGAGGTGCTCTTCGTTGCCACTATCGGCCCCGGCCCGGGTAGTTTCTTGGCGTGGAGCACGTTCCCAGCGTTCAACAGGCTGCAGGAGGACCGGCTGCGAGTCCCGCTCCTGTCG GCTAGAGAAGAAGACAAAAATCAAGATGGCAAAATGGATCAGTTGCATTTTAAATTGGAACTTCCACTACAACCTACAGAACACGTAGTTGGTGTTCAGCTGATTCTACTCTTTTCCTACCATCTTTAT AGAATGTCAACGCTTGTGATGCAGAGTATGgcatttcttcagtttttttctcctgtgccagGGTCTCAGCTCTACATGAATGGAGACCTGAAATTGAACCAGAGGCAACTACTTAACCATTGTGGACTGGATACCAGATACAAT GTATCTGTGGTCAATGGCACAAGTCCTTTTGCGAGTGACTATGATCTAATGAACATTATTGCAGCGTACTGGGAAAGAAATG TGACAACCGTCTTTTCAGATCCCAACCCTGTTTGGATgactggaagagcagcagataCACCATTTATCATTAATGCCACTATTCGTTACCCAGTGGAAGTTATCTT ATATCAGCCAGGATTTTGGGAAATGATTAAATTTGCCTGGATCCAGTATGTCAGCATTCTCCTAATTTTTCTTTGGGTGTTTGGTAGGATTAAAATGTTTGTGTTCCAGAATCAGGTGTTGACTACAATTCCAGTATCGCCAGTTCTGCCAGTGTCTCCAGTATTGTCCTACAAACTGCACCAGTCCTGA
- the TMEM231 gene encoding transmembrane protein 231 isoform X2: MAMVELFSHPALHTRYRAGLCSAAALALALITVLTYVPPLLVAYRSHGFWLKQSSYREQPTVRFRYEVLFVATIGPGPGSFLAWSTFPAFNRLQEDRLRVPLLSAREEDKNQDGKMDQLHFKLELPLQPTEHVVGVQLILLFSYHLYRMSTLVMQSMAFLQFFSPVPGSQLYMNGDLKLNQRQLLNHCGLDTRYNVSVVNGTSPFASDYDLMNIIAAYWERNVTTVFSDPNPVWMTGRAADTPFIINATIRYPVEVIKYQPGFWEMIKFAWIQYVSILLIFLWVFGRIKMFVFQNQVLTTIPVSPVLPVSPVLSYKLHQS; this comes from the exons ATGGCGATGGTGGAGTTGTTCTCCCACCCCGCGCTCCACACCCGCTATCGGGCCGGGCTCTGCTCCGCCGCTGCCCTGGCCCTGGCGCTCATCACGGTGCTCACCTACGTGCCGCCGCTGCTGGTGGCCTACCGGAGCCACG GTTTCTGGCTGAAGCAGAGCTCGTACCGGGAGCAGCCCACTGTACGGTTCCGGTACGAGGTGCTCTTCGTTGCCACTATCGGCCCCGGCCCGGGTAGTTTCTTGGCGTGGAGCACGTTCCCAGCGTTCAACAGGCTGCAGGAGGACCGGCTGCGAGTCCCGCTCCTGTCG GCTAGAGAAGAAGACAAAAATCAAGATGGCAAAATGGATCAGTTGCATTTTAAATTGGAACTTCCACTACAACCTACAGAACACGTAGTTGGTGTTCAGCTGATTCTACTCTTTTCCTACCATCTTTAT AGAATGTCAACGCTTGTGATGCAGAGTATGgcatttcttcagtttttttctcctgtgccagGGTCTCAGCTCTACATGAATGGAGACCTGAAATTGAACCAGAGGCAACTACTTAACCATTGTGGACTGGATACCAGATACAAT GTATCTGTGGTCAATGGCACAAGTCCTTTTGCGAGTGACTATGATCTAATGAACATTATTGCAGCGTACTGGGAAAGAAATG TGACAACCGTCTTTTCAGATCCCAACCCTGTTTGGATgactggaagagcagcagataCACCATTTATCATTAATGCCACTATTCGTTACCCAGTGGAAGTTA TTAAATATCAGCCAGGATTTTGGGAAATGATTAAATTTGCCTGGATCCAGTATGTCAGCATTCTCCTAATTTTTCTTTGGGTGTTTGGTAGGATTAAAATGTTTGTGTTCCAGAATCAGGTGTTGACTACAATTCCAGTATCGCCAGTTCTGCCAGTGTCTCCAGTATTGTCCTACAAACTGCACCAGTCCTGA
- the GABARAPL2 gene encoding gamma-aminobutyric acid receptor-associated protein-like 2, translating into MKWMFKEDHALEHRCVESAKIRAKYPDRVPVIVEKVSGSQIVDIDKRKYLVPSDITVAQFMWIIRKRIQLPSEKAIFLFVDKTVPQSSLTMGQLYEKEKDEDGFLYVAYSGENTFGF; encoded by the exons ATGAAGTGGATGTTCAAGGAGGACCATGCGCTGG AGCACAGATGTGTCGAGTCGGCAAAAATCCGAGCCAAATACCCTGACCGTGTCCCG GTCATAGTGGAGAAAGTCTCAGGATCTCAGATTGTCGATATTGACAAGAGGAAGTACTTAGTTCCATCGGACATCACCGTGGCCCAGTTCATGTGGATCATCAGGAAGAGGattcaactgccatctgagaaaGCAATATTCCTCTTTGTAGACAAGACTGTCCCACAGTCCAG cTTAACCATGGGACAACTTTATGAGAAGGAAAAGGATGAGGATGGATTCTTGTATGTTGCCTACAGTGGAGAGAACACATTTGGTTTCTGA